CCATCATCCATTTTTTTAACTATCATTTTAATTTCCTCATTTTTATCAACTTTATCATTTTCTTCAAGTTCCATGCTATCCTCATCTGTCATCTGAAATATGTCTGATGGAGAAGGAGGAGCAGCATTTAAGTATTCTATATCTTCTTTGTCATTATCAATATCAAGTTTAGAATTAAGTTTATTCTTATCTTTCCCTTTAGATCTTTTATTAATCTGTTCAAATAAatcatttgattttcttgaaattcctGGGATGCCATCACACTTATCCTTACTTTCAGCAGGGAGTTTTTCCTTTTCATTTAGTGTTTCCAATGAATGGTcaaattttcctttttcagaGTTAATCTCTTTCTCTGTTAACTTGTCTAAAACCACTTCCACAGCATACGCACGATATACCTTTTCCTTGCAATGCTTTTCACAATCTGTTTCTACTTGATTACATTTTTCACAGTTTGATTTTCCCCCACTCTGTTCTTCTCTATTACTTGAATCCTTACAAATTTCTTCGTAAGTCGCTATTTCCCTACTAGGTTCTTCATTATCAGCTTTCTTAatgttattttcttcaaaatttgttccTATATGGATAAGTTCATCACTATTAGTTTTATTCTTACTGTTTTCTGCACCATCATGCTGATTGTCACCTTTGTTTCCTTTCATTTCTTTGCTTTTCTTACTGTCACCTTGGTTTTGTTTGTTGTCTTTGCCTGTCTTAATGTCACCTTTGTTTTCTATTATTTCCTTGCCTTTCTTATTGTCACCTTGGTTTTCGTTAATTTCTTTGCCTTGGTTTTCTTTGCCTTTCTTACTGTTCATTTGATCTTCTTTTAAATCCTTGCTTTTCTTATTAAGAGATTTATTTCCCACTTCGACCACTTTGTCcccattttctttcttttcatttatattttttatttcatgtacattttctgtCTTCTTTGGATTATCCTCATCGCTCATTGTAAAATCAAACATATCTCCAAACCCTCCTGTCAGGTTCACTTTTCTTGCGGTACTATCAGGTCTCTTACTTCTCTTCTTATATGTTGCAAATAAGGCATCAGCAGCTGCAAATACAGGAAGTCAATGACAAAAAGAAACATGATGTTGGTATAATATGTACCTATTTAAACAGTTCtttaactgtttgtttgtattaggtctaacccttaccatgctggacacaatttattctgcctctgcgaccagtgtaaatcatggtcagcttgcacatccatgcagtctgatcatgatctgcactgttcgccattcagtcagtatctttttggtaaacaccccttttaaacacttaatggtactgtccaaattgaaagatggacaagctcattatagaaatttagcagggtaagagttaacaccgtttttcaacagtatttcagttatgtaacagcgggctgttaacctaactttgtaccagtacaaacctgttctccgcaagtaactgccaacttccccacatgaatcagaggtggaggacgaatgatttcagacacaatgtcttttataaaattgtcacggagaacatatggcctgccagaggatcgaactcacaaccccgcaatctgtagatcggcgctctccctattgagctaagctggtGGGTTGTTCTTTAAGTGAATTTGTATTTCCAGCTAGACTAGTTTTATgacttgttttctttttgaagtttcattattttGCACATCATTGAAAAACTTTACTAATAGGACTTGACTTATCTATGGACTATTTCTGATTTCAGCCTTGGTTTTAGAGTTACCATGCTGTAACATAGGACTTGTCTTATCTATAGACTATCATCTGAGATTGGCCTTGCTTTGGAGTTTAAAGAACCTGATTTCAGCCTTTCTTTGGGAGTTACAACGCAGTATATTAGGACTCATCTTATCTATGGACTAGATGTATCTCCATTTTTTGCCTTACCTTGTGAGTTTTAGGACATGaactttattatgtatttcaaGGGAAAGTATTGATTGTAAGATAAGCAGAGGTCTGTAGGACAGACTAATGTTTggctacatgtacatgttttgtaaacaATACCTATCCCCTAACTTTGAACATACTTTTACATTAAGAGATACTGAAGGTTCTTCAATGTTAAAACAATTAATGGAGACAGAACTTGTATAAAATgagtaggggtgtaacgatacatcgaactatcgatgcattgtgatactaagtgtcccgatagcatgcatcgatagaaaagtcacgatccaataacaatcgccgatagttccttcaacaatcgatagtttcgatagttttgaaattttagtaaatacagaaataatttataatttataaaccaagaaacagagccagctttcatttgcacCTCGGAacatgtttacgtctccattaccgtatagcgggttatttctacagggggaatatttctgcgtttctgcggtctctcggtagaatcgcaaaaatatttccagcagaatattcatctagcaaaaatttaaaacgcaaaaaatctgcattatttttaccaacgttgtttcacgcttTATTTCCTTAGGTAATCCGAAAAtcacaatggcatggtctaattatgggaaattaccgataatggtgtaattaggtgtgatggtcaatcaaagtccaaactgttaatccctcagaaaacgtttttcttctgtgaataaaataaactgagtgaatttcacttgtgttATTAATCCCTTGTGAAGATCTTCCGAACTttactttagtaacctttatataagcagtgtaaccgttatgccgatataccgtagtttgaagttgttgtttgtgcaattgttgttagacttatattttttcaattcacatgttattatattCTACATTGTATTCCTtaaatgccaagttattttacaacagttaccagtaatttagtttattgtttccatacgctatcattctcacaacgccCGAATATGCGAGGAATTACCTCCTCTTTGGCataaaaacgcagaaatttctcttccttttatgtgaaaacgcagaaattaaacacgcagaaatttgtttctcaatttttggggccaaaacgcagaatattttgaccacagaaataacccgctatacggtacaataattaccctcacggaattaaactaccataaaggacagAAGTCTGGGAgacaattaataaatttagtttcttagaaactttgattaaatatgtttgaataacctgttaattttagatgagaaaatgtactatggacatggagaaagaaggctatttgtattatacagcaaactgttcggtagggcccttcatttagtgctggtacaccttaatctgatctgttcattttcattttcgtctttttcgatgctttgggttattaaacatgttgacattcgcaacaaaatggccgattcctttgagtataccttgcataggtttattgttttacttattgttccaaagccaaggaaggcaggaaatatttaatgttagaattatttctgtccgtttcagttatacaaacatctcaatgtgtgttaacagcaattataaacagtgccgtctgttacactgtgtaacaatgccaggagggtgagggtacaaaactttacatattgattataaatattgatggaaaattaaaaattaaaaaagaaaaaaaaaattggggagggtggtggggggtggggggaccaaggcaaggtggcaaccaggtgtgggtacacaacttcacatttcacatttttataataaatgttcatggaaaagaatgaaagaagtttaatgaaattcttcaaattggttggtttgttatgtacaaatctgtggatttttaaacaattaaagggcaataactgtacggaaaattgacaaataaaaaaagaaaatgacgggcatcatcaaagtatgttggttcatatttatttcaagtttcatgaaattctaccaacttattagtgagaaatggctgcagatgtgtatttttcattagatcaaaggcaataactctaagggaaattgactaataaaaaaaaacaagagggccaagatggccctaggtcgctcacctaagaaacacaccataacagtgtaaaacatgtctgacctagtgatttcatggaaacaaaaattaatattctgaccaattttcattaagattggaccaaaaaattggtctcttgcgataaaacaagcattttcttagatatgacctagtttttgaccctagatgaccaaatgttcaaactcgacctagattttatcaaggcaatcattctgaccaaaattcatgaagatcaattgaaaaatacagcctctatcacatacacaagttttttctttgatttgaccaagtgacctagtttttgacctcagatgacccatattcaaattcgacctagatttcattaaggcaatcatcctgaccaaatttcataaaaatcaattgaaaaaaacagtctctatcgcatacacaagatttttctttaatttgatctagtgacctagtttttgacctcagataacccatattcaaactcgacctagatttcatcaaggcaatcactctgaccaaatttcatgaagatcaattgaaaactacatcctctattgcatacacaatgtttttcttcgatttgacctagtgacctagtttttgatcccagatgacccattttcgaactcggcctagattttatcaaggtaatcattctggctaaatatcatgaagatcagttgaaaaatacagcctctattgcatacacaaggtttttccttgatttgacctagtgacctagtttttgacccgagatgacccattttcaaactcggcctagatttcatcaaggatatcattctgaccaaaattcatgaagatcaattgaaaaataccgcctctatcgcatacacaaggtttttctttgatttgacctagtgacctagtttttgaaccgagatgacccattttcgaactcggcctagatttcatcaaggtaatcattctgaccaaaattcatgaagagcaattgaaaaataccgcctctatcgcatacacaaggtttttctttgatttgacctagtgacctagtttttgaacctagatgacccattttcgaactcggcctagatttcatcaagattatcattctgaccaatattcatgaagatcaattgaaaaatacagcctctatcgcatacacaaggtttttctttgatttgacctagtgacctagttttctgacccgggatgacccattttcgaactcggcctagatttcatcaaggttatcattctgaccaatattcatgaagatcaattgaaaaatacagcctctatcgcatacacaaggtttttctttgatttgacctagtgacctagtttttgacccgagatgacccattttcgaactcggcctagatttcatcaaggttatcattctgaccaaaattcatgaagattaattgaaaaatacagcctctatcgcatacacaagctaaatgttgacagacgacagacgacagacgacagacgacagacagacagacgacggacgccggacattgagtgatcagaaaaactcacctgagcattgctcaggtgagctaaaaacttgacgggcatcattgcagtatgttggctcatgtttatttcaagtttgatgaaattctacctgctagttactgagaaatggctgtggatggacatttttgtgcatttttcattaaatcaagggcaataactctaagagaaattgaccaatcaaaaaaaaacttgaagggcatcattgCTGTAttttggttcatgtctatttcatgtttaatgaaattctacctgctagttacagagaaatggctgcggacggacatttttcattaaatcaagggcaataaccctAAGGAAATttgaccaatccaaaacaaaaaacttgatgggcatcatcgcagtatgttggttcatgtttatttcaagtttcatgaaattctacaaggtagttactgagaaatgactgtggatggacggacggactgacaacgccatttcaatacccccactcccgatttcatcggctggggtaacaaacttgagagaggttcatacaaggatgctaagaccaagtttggtaaaggtCCATGAAGTTGTTCATGTATAGTCACTTACAAGGTTTTCCACCTTCAGCTCTGGCTGCTGAAGAGAGGTTCATGCCaggatactacagaccaaatttggtgtatTTCTGACCAGAAATTTCAGTGGTGATGTTCAGGTAAAAATGCTGATGCAGGACAAAGGATGCTGGACCATCAACCTATACTGACAGCTTAGCTTGAAGAAAGTTTTAAACGCAAGATTACAATCAAACACTTCTGGCAAACTTACTAAATTCTGGTTCTGTTTTCTTCACAACACTTCCACCAGTAAGCTTTGACAACCACCGTCTATCCACATCATATTTATAGCTCTCTATGTTTGGTAAAATATGTTTTCTGTAGCGGGTATTCATTGAGCTTGCAGTGTGTTTAGTTATCTGGAGAGAAAGAAATATAATTGTTATAAATATAGGAGACAATGTAGGAAAACTCGcatctttatcaaaatttcaaatatcatgtttatatataaaaataaaggtgTGGACATATCTGAGCATGTCACTGTATCACTCATATGATATGCAAATGATATTCAAGCCATTGAAGTTACCAAGTGTATCATATGTTGTTTACATGTCAACGCCATTGAATAACCTCGGTTTGTGACATTTTCTGACCTGCAGTAAACCCTAAACCCCTCAAAACTAAACAAATGTCTTTGTCAAGAATAAGctgttttcatttgtttatacccctctgaacttaaaactcttttacaCTGCTCTTCTACAGTGTTACCAAGGCTGTTCAGTTTGGGAGGGATCCATCGCATTTATGGTAAATGCCTATTTAAGCACAGTAATACTAGTACAGCatgcttttttttcttgtcataACATCATCAGGAGTGTTTATTTCTGGTTCATAAAGAACATccaaaacaaaattcaagtacttctCAAGagctttttaagtatttttttacactttcccaaggaccatttttttctaaaccaGATCCTGAAATGTTAGTCAAAACAATTTTTGTCAACTATTTCCAAAACTGGGTTATTGTAGAATTTGCAAATTtgtaaactgataaaaaatatgcTGTCTTTTATAACCACTACTggattgacaaaaaaaaataaaatagatatcaatattttctttcaaattatctTCATTTTGGGGGCCTCCGTGTGGGAGTGGTAAAGGTCACTAAATCACTTCCCCCTCATCAATgaggattcgagcctcactcggggcgttgtattcttcatgtaaggaagccatccatctggcttatggaaggttggtggttctacccaggtgcccgctcatgatgaaataatgcaaggaggggcacctggggtcttcctccccaaagttggaaagtcgccatatgacctataattgtgccggtgccaCGTTAACCCCCCACCGGGTACCCCccaaaaaatcttcattttgtccatttctttttttcataatttttctttCCCCAAAAACAAGTTGCTGACAGaccattttttcaaaaagtccTGGTTGAAATTCATGTAGGATTTTTTTCCAGAGTTTTAGTCCTTTTCATAAGTTTTCAAGGCATAGCATTAAATCTGAGGACTTTTCTAGGCCTGTGGGAACCCTAGTAAACACATTTACTCTCCtgctaacccttatcatgctggacaactgattctgcctttgcgaccagtgtagatcatgatcagtctgcacatccatgcagtctgatcaagatctgcactgttccccattcagtcagtacctttttggtatgcaccccttttaacagttcgTGGTACTGTCCAATTgagagatggacaagttcattataagaatttagcagggtaagggttaaacacacCTTGAAAATGACTATATAGGCTGCTTTaaaactttaatgtttaaatatttcttaaacagaataattttaaacaccaACATTTAAGACAATGACCTATCTAtgaaacgtctacgttcccgcaaggggtttgacgtcaacgcCAGATAGATCTATCTACAGCTGTATCTTACTTTCCGGAGTTCCATATCTTTCCAGACACGTATACCCAGGGCTTCAGAGTATCTCCTTTCTTCCACCAGGAATGTAATCATAGCAATATCCTCCTCCTTTGTGTACTTGCTTCTCCTagatataaatagaaaatgtcaAACGTTTCAGTCAGCTTTCACTTTATATATAGCTGAACCTGCTTCAACTGTCACCCATATTAAGCAGCCGCTTGCTCTCAAGTAGCCAGTCAGTTAACAtccaaaattagttttttttggTTATAATTTCAgcttgtcttaagcagtcacataccttaacccttaccatgctaaatttccataatggactggtccatcttctaattttggcagtaccacttatcatttgaaggggtgtttactgaaaaattactgactgaaaagcaaacagtgtagaccatgatcagactgcacagatgtgcaggctgatcttggtctacactggtcgtaaaagcataatcaatcgtgtccagcacggTAAGGGTTAAGCCTTGGGCTACAGATATGCTTTTGTTGTAATTGGGTATTTACCACTTTACTTTTAAGGTAATTGCAAATTTTGGTTTTTTATCGCTTAACAACTTAATTTTCACCCAATTTACTTTTGCTCAATTGCTTTTTTTAATAGACggcttttttttaagaaaattaattGTGCATCATAACACATTCCCTGACTTCCCCTGGCAAGGCCAAATACACAAGTAGTGTATTAGTCTGACTGGGTTGTAGTCAATTTCTCCCTGCAGCACAATTTTTTCTGAATCCAAAGGCAGAAATTGTATCTGAGACTGGTTCACAACATTACATGTAAATGAAAAACACCCTAAAGGACGAAATTGAACAGAACATTCCTCAATCATTGATAATAGTGCTCAGCTTGAAGGAAATACTTCCCACTCAACCATTCATGTACAGCATTTTCAACTTGCCCAGTCTCTGCAGCTTTTTACCTCACAATACCAGGCAATCTTAAAAGTAAATGAGTAAAATGATTCTGAACAGTAGTTTCagagatatttaaaatttttccatatTGCCATAGATGGAAAACTAGCCCCACTCCTTGGTGGCCATATTCTTTAATGAAACAGATCGATTAAAAGCAATTTGGAAAAGGTTCATTtaaggaacattgctgtgaaactatttttaaaaagacCAGTGATTTCAGAGAAAATTTTCCATAATAGCCCCACTCCCTTGCAGATATTAAACAGGAGCAAATggtttgaaggaatttggtagagggtcacttaAGGAATAATTATGTCTGTGGAACTATTCTGAAATCAAGCCATTGCTTTCTGaaaggattttcaaaattttctatacAGCCAAAACAATCTCCAcaagtttttttccttttggttgccatggcaaccagaatttaTGGATGACCTTTTGAAAGAATTTCAGGACCACCCtgaaaatatttctgtgaaatttggttGAAACTGACTTGGTGGTTGCagagattttctttaaataaattgtaGAAGATGTACAGAAGATGGAAATCCCAATGATCGTAAAAGCTCATCATGAGCGCTTCCTGCTCAGGTGAACTTTAAAGACCAATGTATAAAAACTTGAAACCTACCCTTTATAATCCCTCGCTGATGTCTGTACAATATAACCAGCTGGAGACATACTGTCATTGGAGCTAAAGCTGTATTTAGATACATCAGAATCTCCTGAAGGCGAGCGAACTCTTGTCCCCGGCTGTACTCTagataaacagaaataaatatgtgTACAACGAAAGGGACTGgaaatatgataattatgttggAGATATAAAACAGTGTATTGAGATGAAGAGCTAAGTCTGGTCCCTGGCTCAACTCTGAACATTGGAAAAACCACTTCCTCACAATAACTTAAGGGAAATGATAAAAAACGACTATGTAATCATTTACGACGATTCAGCCACTTCGccagttttatacattttaaagaagACTTGTCTTCATTTCCAGAGGCTGTGTCATATTCAAATGCCCAAAATCATACTGGCTTTTAGAAACCCTgcatttaagtacatgtatgtctgtttgttttgttgggtttcaaGTCACATTGACACTATTTAAGATCATATATGatcaactttccagcttttgctGGTTGAAGAAGACACTAATTGTCCCTGGGGGGCATTATTTCATGCACAGGGTTCCActgtgtagaaccaccaaccttccacaTCGGAAACTAGAGACTGCTTTAAGTAAACGTCACCCAATAGTATACTACTTCATTTAAATGGAACGATGAACTGATAAACAATATAAGACCATAGCACAAAGACATGTGTTTGAAgacaaacaaaatgtttgtgaaaAGGAAATGACCAAAATTATGTAAGTAATTGTATGCAACTATAACTTACAGTAAAACACACATGCTCTAAACGGTACCTTACATAATGTGCATTAAAAGTATGACAAAAGAACTTTGTAAGTGACATGTTTAATGTCATTCAATTATACCTGTAAGAATCCACGGGCAACAGTTTATTCTGCTTTACACAGTCTTCTATGAAGTGTGCTGAAATGTAATCATCACCAGATACCATACTTCCTTTCTCTGCTAGTCTGAAAGGAAAATTCATTACACCATACTTAACTACATAACCATTATACAGATATATAGCTCTTGGCAAAAATTGACATGTAAAATTTTGCCACCCTTTAATAGTAATACAAGCTCTGATATACTGTAAAAGAAAATAAGTGCATTTGCTGTCAAAGAGGTTAGACTGCTTCTAGGACAATTACAGTATCAATGGGTTATAATACAGAAGCACCCTTGAGACTTGATGTGGTGTGTCTGAAACAGTCGAGTGGCTGACATCCCCTCCTTGTACATCTTTTTTTAGATaataattaaacataattttatatttttcatgataaagaGTCTGTTCACAGTGTTTGTTGAATGACAATTAAAAAGCCTGataatacagatgtaacaaagTCTTACTTACTTGGTACTATCCTTCAATACTTTCGATGTTACTTTTCCACCACCATACTGTAAATATGCAAAACAAAGCTTAAGTAAACAATAGGGCAATGATCGGACCTTtgttaaatgtgataaaaaatcaCATTCAACTGACAATTTAAATAGTTTATCATAAACTTTGAAATTTCTACCTCACATGTCAATGTTTTCCTTCGTCTTAATGGGATCTTTTCTTTTGACTCCTCAGTGTGATgaacaacatttaaaaataattgcagTCATGACTGACTTAAAACCCTTAGAACAGCCAGCATCTGTAATAGTAAGTACCCTTTACAAGGGCCTACCTCTGATTCATTCCAAGAATTATGGCAAGGTAATATTTAAACTACTAAATGCCTAAAAGCGCTGTAAaagaacaataaaacaaacaagagcgctgccaagcggggcaacatacgcccgaagggttacatcagaggatgggtgcaaaacttaaagaacttgactgttgaagcccaaaggacaggaacaacaacgggaagaaattccaaaaaaaattcttagtccacaaaaaaatccttaccaggtacaggtatgtctaAATACACCtaagaggtaccatccatgttgtaccacagaaaagtggtctcggtttttccctatggccaataatacaagagctgtccgttagacagcgcgcttgacttttctcagtgcttgactctgaattagagctttgccagtaaaaaaaaaatccaagttaaaaagagacataactctgtcaaaattcaaatcagagttatggaaattgtgtctcctagtgtagactttgatagtaaataactattttgagtttcaagtcaaaagctttaatagtaatagagatatttgactatatcaaaaactttaaccaaaaattctaagttaaa
This window of the Mercenaria mercenaria strain notata chromosome 5, MADL_Memer_1, whole genome shotgun sequence genome carries:
- the LOC123557342 gene encoding telomeric repeat-binding factor 2-interacting protein 1-like, translating into MAVENKFKHSKDLFQNADGSSMVFFMRPCNQRQELRPLIEYGGGKVTSKVLKDSTKLAEKGSMVSGDDYISAHFIEDCVKQNKLLPVDSYRVQPGTRVRSPSGDSDVSKYSFSSNDSMSPAGYIVQTSARDYKGRSKYTKEEDIAMITFLVEERRYSEALGIRVWKDMELRKITKHTASSMNTRYRKHILPNIESYKYDVDRRWLSKLTGGSVVKKTEPEFTADALFATYKKRSKRPDSTARKVNLTGGFGDMFDFTMSDEDNPKKTENVHEIKNINEKKENGDKVVEVGNKSLNKKSKDLKEDQMNSKKGKENQGKEINENQGDNKKGKEIIENKGDIKTGKDNKQNQGDSKKSKEMKGNKGDNQHDGAENSKNKTNSDELIHIGTNFEENNIKKADNEEPSREIATYEEICKDSSNREEQSGGKSNCEKCNQVETDCEKHCKEKVYRAYAVEVVLDKLTEKEINSEKGKFDHSLETLNEKEKLPAESKDKCDGIPGISRKSNDLFEQINKRSKGKDKNKLNSKLDIDNDKEDIEYLNAAPPSPSDIFQMTDEDSMELEENDKVDKNEEIKMIVKKMDDGRLTLSQRIM